In one Hoplias malabaricus isolate fHopMal1 chromosome X1, fHopMal1.hap1, whole genome shotgun sequence genomic region, the following are encoded:
- the LOC136676093 gene encoding protein FAM151A-like, translating into MEGREEKGVDEEQDEEKNVKSVLGVFTKEQFTMLCVGVGLILLLIIITVTSVLLTKNSDTGTSETMMPFPTDGDMLEFLIQNGEIQEKDGLYATWYHAANSKAEMNKALESGVMILEADVNVEGHNTVNETNLPIMAHPPDVYSDNTLEEWLDTVLKSKKGIKLDFKSLQAVEPSLDLLRIKNQTGIHRPVWINADILPGPNVPNFWPVINATRFLDLIETKFPDVTISPGWKVLYVPQFPNVTYSQAMVEKMYNVIKHLPQKITFPVLAVMVRNGWPHLSWLLRQSSRFSLTLWQGKENPTLNDLLFIRDNSNPQRIYYDIYEPVLSQFKEAARHRDRPRKFYSGGDIFDYFKPENNDGLNILWETVTDKDSLKSILKDKPGGMLVIPVISGSGKQKIPVVEDFQAEFPLKECLDLILSSKKPWGIYLRVKSQNLLTVSLQILREAYDSGMLYHPTWINMEVAHRSFNVQGYIPGLEFLSSINQNFPYVTIAPSWPQTVLLQGYTPELVEDMMDLFQGTWQDVSFQLEADYLERSKDGHISLLQAQTRFSLTVEQKEGKESGAQGLMSIHRWNKQRTFYNLAKE; encoded by the exons atGGAAGGTAGGGAGGAAAAAGGAGTGGACGAGGAACAAGATGAAGAGAAGAATGTGAAGAGTGTCCTGGGAGTTTTCACCAAGGAGCAGTTCACCATGTTGTGTGTTGGAGTTGGTTTAATTCTGCTGCTGATCATCATCACTGTGACCTCTGTACTGCTGACCAAGAACTCGGATACAG GAACCTCAGAGACCATGATGCCGTTCCCTACAGATGGAGATATGCTGGAATTTCTCATCCAAAATGGAGAGATTCAGGAGAAGGATGGACTCTATGCCACTTGGTATCATGCTGCAAACAGCAAAGCTGAGATGAACAAAGCCCTGGAAA GTGGAGTCATGATTCTGGAGGCAGATGTAAACGTGGAAGGCCATAACACTGTCAACGAAACCAACCTTCCCATCATGGCTCATCCCCCAGACGTCTACAGCGACAACACGCTGGAAGAGTGGCTGGATACTGTGCTCAAATCTAAGAaag GAAtcaaactggactttaaaagtCTCCAAGCCGTCGAGCCCTCACTTGATCTTCTGCGCATCAAGAATCAAACAGGAATCCATCGTCCTGTGTGGATCAATGCTGATATTCTCCCCGGCCCCAATGTTCCCAATTTCTGGCCTGTGATCAATGCCACTCG GTTTCTAGACCTCATTGAGACTAAATTCCCAGATGTGACCATCTCTCCTGGCTGGAAGGTTCTCTATGTTCCCCAGTTCCCCAATGTGACCTACTCCCAGGCCATGGTGGAGAAGATGTACAATGTCATCAAACACCTTCCTCAGAAAATCACCTTCCCTGTTCTGGCAGTCATGGTCAGGAATGGATGGCCACATCTCAGCTGGCTCCTCAGACAGTCCTCCAG GTTCAGTTTAACCTTGTGGCAGGGAAAGGAGAACCCCACTCTGAATGACCTCCTCTTCATCAGAGACAACAGCAACCCTCAGCGAATCTATTACGACATCTATGAGCCTGTGCTCTCCCAATTCAAAGAAGCTGCAA GGCACAGAGACAGACCCCGAAAGTTCTACTCGGGTGGGGACATATTCGACTATTTTAAGCCTGAGAACAATGATGGCCTAAACATCTTGTGGGAGACAGTGACTGACAAAGATTCTCTGAAGTCTATACTCAAAG ACAAGCCTGGTGGGATGCTTGTGATCCCTGTAATATCTGGATCAGGAAAGCAGAAGATTCCAGTTGTTGAAGACTTCCAGGCAGAGTTTCCTCTCAAGGAGTGTCTTGATCTGATTTTGTCCTCAAAGAAGCCATGGGGCATCTACCTGAGGGTGAAGTCCCAAAATCTTCTGACTGTATCTCTGCAGATTCTTCGTGAGGCTTATGATAGTGGCATGCTGTACCATCCGACCTGGATAAACATGGAAGTGGCGCACAGATCCTTTAATGTCCAAGGCTACATCCCTGGCCTGGAGTTTCTGAGCTCCATTAACCAGAACTTTCCATATGTGACCATAGCTCCAAGTTGGCCCCAGACTGTTCTTCTCCAAGGCTACACTCCTGAGCTGGTGGAGGACATGATGGACCTTTTCCAGGGAACCTGGCAGGACGTCTCTTTTCAGCTTGAGGCTGATTATTTAGAAAGGTCAAAGGATGGACATATTAGCCTTCTCCAAGCTCAGACACGCTTCTCTCTCACAGTGGAACAGAAGGAAGGGAAGGAGTCTGGAGCTCAGGGTTTGATGTCTATCCACAGATGGAATAAACAGCGGACCTTTTATAATTTAGCTAAAGAATAA